The sequence CAAAATCCTTGATCGGAGCCTCTGCAGAGGAGCCATCGATAGTCAGAATGATCTCGATATCAAGCCCGGTATCCTCAATTCTGAAATTTCTGCCGCTCGGATCTATCTCCCGAACAACACCTTTGACCCGTTCAAGAAAAGCAGCGGATTCATCATCCTTGATTGAACGGCTGATATCCTGCCGGGCGATAGTGGTCTGGCCGAACTTGATTTGCAGGGCGGAACCGATAAAGTTGAATTTTTCGAAATTGGGGTCTTGCAGCAGCACCAGCATCCGGTCGTTCAGGAGGCGGATCAGTTTTTGCTTCTGTTCATCAATGGGGAAGCTGTTGAACTCTTCATTGAGATCAATAAATTCCCGTCCCTTCGAGCCGGCATAGACAAAGGTATTGCTCGGGTTGATCGAGACGTTGAGGATGCCGAAATCTTTAAGCGGAGCTGAGGTTATGATGATAGGGTAGCGGCAGCAGTTTTTGGCAAAACGGGTAAGGAATACCGAGTTATAGATCGGCTGAACCGAGGATCGGTATCGCCCGCAGTAGTTGTTGGTGGTTCCGTCCCGATCGGTAATGAAGGCGTTGAACTGTTTTCCCCTGAGTGTCCTGACTCCGTTGTTGACATAGGAGCGGAATTCCGGCATGAACTTGGCCAGGTAATCGATGAACTTGTCTTCACCGTATTCCAGATAGTAGATATCTTTCTGAAGCTCCCTGATCTCATAGGTCAGATCAACCTCTATCTGCTTCATGCCGTCAAGTCGAAGCAGACGGTGCCCTGTGTCATCATCAATATAGATGGTCTCCAGTGAGTAGAGCGCATTTTTCAGTGACTCTACACAGGTCTGCCCGACAACCCTCTGCTTGATGATGTTTTTGACAATCGGTTCCCGCAGTTCTCGAGTCTCTGCCTTGAGCTGGTAAAGCTCTTTCAGAGTTCTGATATCCTGCAAGGTAATCGAGGATGTATAGGTGCTCAGATGACGCTCTTTAAGAATACTCTCGTGCATGCGCGACCGGTGTATAAGGAGGTGACGGTTTTATAGTCAAGTGTACAGCAATCTAATCAAAAATCCGCTTAAAATCTTCAGAAAACTTTGATAATTAACACTCCGGGAACAATTGAATCCTCAGGCATTTGATCGCTGCCGGAGCTCGCTTTCAGGCTTGCAAACGATCATGCAGAAGTGCGATTATACGGCGGTGAATCTCTTCTGGTGCCTCAAGGGCATTCAGGCAGAGCATGCGTCCGTTGCTCTCTTTCAGGATGTCGAGGTAACCCTGGCGGACATTTTGATAGAATTCAAGTCCGGAGCGCTCCATTCGGTCCAGTTCACTGCTGTCGAATGCGAGAGGAATCGATTTTGCTGAAAATTTTCTGCTGATGGCCTCTTCCGGCTTGATATCAAGATAGAAGGTGATATCGGGGGTTATACCGCATGTTGAAATGGCAATAATAGAGCGGAGCAGCTCAAGGTCGATACCGCGTCCATATCCCTGATAGGCGGTTGTGGAATCAAAAAAACGATCGAGAATAACAATTTTATTTCCAGCGAGTGCAGGTTTGATGACCTCATGTATGAGCTCGGCCCTGCTTGCCGAAAAGAGCAGAAGCTCTCCGACGGGGCTTATTTCGTGGCGGCTTTCAAGAAGAATGAGACGGATTTTTTCAGCAACTTCGGTTCCTCCCGGCTCTCTGAGGGTCAGCACTTCCCGGCCACTGTCGGCCAGATAGCTGACCAGTTTTTTTATCTGTGTTGATTTCCCTGCACCGTCAATCCCTTCAAAGGTTATCAGCATTGATGTTAAAGGTGAATTTGATTTTTGAATTAACCCGGCTGACCGGTCGGGCGAATAAGGATTTCATTGACATCGACATGCTGTGGCTGGCTCACGGCATAGATGACAGCCCGGGCAATATCGTCGGGCTGAAGTTCCGGAGTATCGGGTTTCTGGATGTTGTCCCAGAACGGAGTGTCCACAACTCCCGGTTCAACCAGAGTTACCCGGACTCCTCTTCCCGCCATCTCGTTGCGGATAGCCTGGGCCATGCCGGTGACCGCCCACTTGGTGGCAGAGTAGAGGTTTCTGATGGAGGTGGTACGGCCGACCACTGAGCCGGTAACAAGAAAGTGACCCCTGGTTTTTACCAGTTCCGGCAGAGTCAGGCGGGCTGTTGCAGCGGCACCGAATACATTGACAAGCACCATCTCCTTCCACTCTTCAGCCTTATCTTCACCGCCGAAAAAGGTTGAGCCTTTGGAAAATCCGGCGTTTGCAAAGACCACATCCAGTCGTCCGAACCGTTCGAGAGTCTCTTGCAGCATCTTCTCTTGGGATTGCCAGCTGGAGACATCGCAGGTGACGGCAAGCGAGCGGCCGGAACCGAGTTCGCTCTGAAGCTGCTCCAGCTTTGCGGTGGAGCGGGCAGCAAGCACAACATTGAAGCCGGCTTCAACGGCACGACGGGCTGTCGCTGCGCCGATACCGGTTGATGCTCCGGTGATGAGAAAGATCTTGCGGTTCATGCTGCCTGCCTTTATCGGTTCAGGTTGTTCAGGGCACTGTGCTTTCGGCCATAGAAATAGTAGATCACCATACCGATGAGCAGCCACACAATGAGTCGTATCCAGTTCTCAGCAGGAAGAGAGAACATGAGCGTGAGGCAGGTCAGAATACCTGCAAGCGGCACAAATGGCACCAGGGGAGCCCTGAAGGGGCGTTCAGCTTCAGGATGTTTTTTTCTCATGATAAGTACTGCGCTGCAGACAACAACAAAGGCGAAGAGCGTGCCGATATTGACCAGTTCAGCAAGGAGGCGCAAAGGGAGCAGCGCACCGAGAAGGGCAACAAACGACCCGGTCAGGATGGTGGATTTCCAGGGTGTTCTGAACTTTTCATGAATGGCGCCGAAAAATGATTTCGGCAGGAGGCCGTCCCGGGCCATGGCCAGAAAGATTCTCGGCTGGCTGAGCATCATCACCAGCAGCACCGAAGTGATGCCTGTGATGGCTCCAAGGGAGATGACAAACTGGGCCCAGCCGATGCCGACCTGCTTGAAGGCATTTGAGACCGGAGCGTCAATACTGATAAGGTTGTAGGGAACCATGCCGGTGATGACTGCTGCTACAGCAATATAGAGAATGGTGCAGATGACGAGTGAGCTGATGAGGGCGATCGGGATATCTCGCTGGGGATTTTTAGCCTCTTCGGCATGGGTTGAAATGGAGTCGAAGCCGATATAGGCGAAGAAAATCATGGCCGCACCGGCAAGGACTCCGACCGGTGCTCCTTCAGGGCTCGCATCGCCGAGAATGGTCTTGCCGAAGATGGAGAGACCGGAATAGCCGAACGGAGCGAAGGGAGTCCAGTTTTCAGGGTGAACGTACATTGCGCCGAGCACGATGACGAGCAGCACGATGGCAACCTTGATGATAACCATCCCGGCATTGAACCGGGCACTCTCCCTGATGCCCTTGACAAGGATAACGGTGACGATAAAGGTGATGAGTACAGCCGGAAGATCCAGCCATGCACCGGTAAGGCTCATTACCCCTGTTGATGGATCAAAGTCAAGCGGTGCCTTGGCAAAGAGCAGGGGGACCCCGAGCCCGAATATGCCGATGAAATCCTGGAAGTAGTGCGACCATCCGTGTGCAACAGTTGCCGAGGCAACTCCGTACTCGAGAATCAGATCCCATCCGATTATCCAGGCAAACAGTTCACCCAGTGTTGCATAGGCATAGGTGTAGGCTGATCCGGCAACCGGCACCATAGAAGCAAACTCGGCATAGCAGAGTGCGGCGAATATACAGGCCAGACCCGCAAGGGCAAATGAGAGCGTTACCGCAGGCCCGGCTTTATCATGAGCAGCAACCCCGATAAGGACGAAGATTCCTGTCCCGATAATGGCGCCAACTCCAAGACTGGTAAGCGCAACCGGCCCAAGCACCCTGTGCAGCCGGTGCTCACTTTTCATCTCCTCAAGCAGAAGCGAGAGCGGTTTTTTACGAAAACTGTTTTTCAATGATGAACGGGGTTATGATTGAATTAAGGGCGCCTCTATTTATTGTCGTGAGAAGCCCGAGGATAAGGCGGATGGAGCACAGAAACCGGAGTGTACACGGAGTACATGAGGATTTCGAGCACCACCCAACGCAGTAATCGGGTTTCGGAATAAATAAATAGAGGTGCCCATAATTCTACGAGTCTCGGCGATTCATGATAGAGAGAAAGTAGACAAGCTGCATGATGGCCTGGGCGGCGGCGGCAACATAGGTAAGCGCGGCAGCATTCAGCACGGCGTTGATTCCTTTCATCTCGGCACTTGAAACAATTCCCTGAGAGACAAGAAGCTCTTTTGCCCTGCGGCTTGCATCGAACTCCACCGGAAGGGTAACCAGAGCGAAGAGTGCCGTTGCGCCGAAAAGGGCTATCCCGGCCCATGCCAGAGTGGTGCCAAGCGTGCCGGCAAGGAACATTCCGGCCATGAAAATAATCGGTCCGAGATTGCTGCCGATAGAGACAGCCGGAACCATGATTGAACGCAGTTGTAGCGGCATATAGCCTGTTTTATCCTGAAGTGCATGTCCGGCTTCGTGAGCGGCAACACCTACCGAGGCTATACTTGCCAGATTAAAAACCTCTTCGCTCAGACGAAGAGCCTTATGGCGGGGATCATAGTGATCGGAAAGCATCCCGTGAGTGGCTTCAACAGTCACATTACCGACTCCTCCACGTTCCAGAATACGCCGTGCGGCCTGTGAGCCGTTGACGCCGCTCTGGGTTGGCACCCGGGAGTATTTTTTAAAAGCGGATTTTACCTTGAACTGGGCCCATAACCCGAGAAGCATCGGAGGGAGGGCAAAAACAAAATAGAGCGGATCTAAATACATAGTGTCATTAATAGTTATCAGTTATCATATACAATGCAAAAAAACAATAAAACCTCAACATAAGTTTCTTGAGTCAAAATAGTGACTGAATATGCAACTGTCAAGCGTTATTGAAAAGAGTGAGCTATTCTTGTGGTGCACACCCTGTTATTTATTCTGCATGAATTACTCACGAGAACGGTTCAGGCAATAATCGTCTGATCTCACTTTTTAGCCCGGGAGTGTGTTGCTGATATTAAAATTTCAATGTTATCATGAAGGGAATTATCTTGAAGCGCGGCAGGTCATCTTCATCGTTTTAGCCGGTTTCATGAACCCTCCTGTTTCCGCCTGACGCTGTTTTGTGCTATGAAAAAGCTTTACATCATAAAAGAAACCCTTGTGAACCATGATAAAAAAATTACTGCTGCTTGGTATCCTGCTCTCTTTTTCTGCGGAAGCGGGATCAGCTACGCCTGTAAAAACTATTGTACTTGATGGTTCGACTACTGTCGGCCCGGTTGCGAAATCATTCGCGGCATATTTTACAAGAAAATACGGTGTTCGAGTATCGGTCAGCGAGTCGGGAAGCGGCAACGGAGCCAAAAGTCTGATCAACGGATCATGCACGATTGCAACACTCTCCCGACCAATGAAAGATGCCGAACTTGCCGCCGCAAGAACAAAAGGGGTAAATCCGGTTGCAACGGTTGTGGCAATGGACGGTCTGGCAATTGTTGTGCATCCCGCCAATCCGGTTCGTGCGCTGACAAAAGCCCAGATCAGCAGCATCTATACCGGACGTATTACCAACTGGAAGCAGATTGGGGGGCCAAATGCAAATATTGTGGTTATTCAGCGCGAATCCAACAGCGGTACAGCGGAGTCATTCAAGGATCTGGTTGTAGGCAAAGGGGTTCAGATCAAAGGGAGTGCCGAAACCCAGTCAAGCAATGGTTCTGTTAAAAGCAGAGTCAGTTCAACTCCTACAGCCATTGGTTATCTCGGTCTGGGCTTTGTAGACCGTTCAGTGAAAGCGGTTGCTGTTAATGGAGTGCTGCCTGATGTGAAAACGGTCAGGAGCGGCAGCTATCCCGTAGCAAGACCGCTCTACTTCTATACCAACGGTCAGCCGGCAGGAGTGGTCAAACAGTTTGTCGATTTGCCGAAAACAACAGCAGGCAAGGGTATGATAAGTGAGCTTGGTTTTGTTAATCGTTGATTATTATGATGTTTAGCCTATAGCTTGTTCGAAACGCCGGTGTTATAAGACAATACCGGCGTTTTTGTTCTGCACATTTGCGCAATTGTTGCAAAGTTGTAACATAAGAGCCTTTGGTTCCTTGCATGAAACCCTGTAGATTTGGACCTTTCCTGCTCAGTACAAGGTAGTGAGCAGGTTTTGGATGAAGTAAACATATCAATATTATGGCTGAAGAGAGCGTCGGGGAAAGGAGTCGCACCAACTCGTTTGTGGTAAGCAGCCGAAAACGAAAAATGCAGAAGGCAGTACAAACAGGAGGAGAGCTGGTTCTTTTGGTGCTGGCCTCCTTTGTGGCCGTTGTCGTTCTGTTTATCTTCTATTTCGTAGCCCGGGACGCCGTTCCATTTTTTCAGATTCGCGGTTTCAGTGAATTCTTTACGACAACCGAGTGGTATCCGGCTGATGACCC is a genomic window of Candidatus Chlorobium masyuteum containing:
- a CDS encoding trehalose 6-phosphate synthase → MHESILKERHLSTYTSSITLQDIRTLKELYQLKAETRELREPIVKNIIKQRVVGQTCVESLKNALYSLETIYIDDDTGHRLLRLDGMKQIEVDLTYEIRELQKDIYYLEYGEDKFIDYLAKFMPEFRSYVNNGVRTLRGKQFNAFITDRDGTTNNYCGRYRSSVQPIYNSVFLTRFAKNCCRYPIIITSAPLKDFGILNVSINPSNTFVYAGSKGREFIDLNEEFNSFPIDEQKQKLIRLLNDRMLVLLQDPNFEKFNFIGSALQIKFGQTTIARQDISRSIKDDESAAFLERVKGVVREIDPSGRNFRIEDTGLDIEIILTIDGSSAEAPIKDFDKGDGLAFICSKLDMVTTKGPHLVCGDTPSDIPMLKKAMEMFDDVWAVFVTRDEKLRQTVADICPNSFTVPYPDILLTILGLLSL
- a CDS encoding zinc metallopeptidase; its protein translation is MYLDPLYFVFALPPMLLGLWAQFKVKSAFKKYSRVPTQSGVNGSQAARRILERGGVGNVTVEATHGMLSDHYDPRHKALRLSEEVFNLASIASVGVAAHEAGHALQDKTGYMPLQLRSIMVPAVSIGSNLGPIIFMAGMFLAGTLGTTLAWAGIALFGATALFALVTLPVEFDASRRAKELLVSQGIVSSAEMKGINAVLNAAALTYVAAAAQAIMQLVYFLSIMNRRDS
- the tmk gene encoding dTMP kinase; this encodes MLITFEGIDGAGKSTQIKKLVSYLADSGREVLTLREPGGTEVAEKIRLILLESRHEISPVGELLLFSASRAELIHEVIKPALAGNKIVILDRFFDSTTAYQGYGRGIDLELLRSIIAISTCGITPDITFYLDIKPEEAISRKFSAKSIPLAFDSSELDRMERSGLEFYQNVRQGYLDILKESNGRMLCLNALEAPEEIHRRIIALLHDRLQA
- a CDS encoding phosphate ABC transporter substrate-binding protein; protein product: MIKKLLLLGILLSFSAEAGSATPVKTIVLDGSTTVGPVAKSFAAYFTRKYGVRVSVSESGSGNGAKSLINGSCTIATLSRPMKDAELAAARTKGVNPVATVVAMDGLAIVVHPANPVRALTKAQISSIYTGRITNWKQIGGPNANIVVIQRESNSGTAESFKDLVVGKGVQIKGSAETQSSNGSVKSRVSSTPTAIGYLGLGFVDRSVKAVAVNGVLPDVKTVRSGSYPVARPLYFYTNGQPAGVVKQFVDLPKTTAGKGMISELGFVNR
- a CDS encoding amino acid permease, giving the protein MKNSFRKKPLSLLLEEMKSEHRLHRVLGPVALTSLGVGAIIGTGIFVLIGVAAHDKAGPAVTLSFALAGLACIFAALCYAEFASMVPVAGSAYTYAYATLGELFAWIIGWDLILEYGVASATVAHGWSHYFQDFIGIFGLGVPLLFAKAPLDFDPSTGVMSLTGAWLDLPAVLITFIVTVILVKGIRESARFNAGMVIIKVAIVLLVIVLGAMYVHPENWTPFAPFGYSGLSIFGKTILGDASPEGAPVGVLAGAAMIFFAYIGFDSISTHAEEAKNPQRDIPIALISSLVICTILYIAVAAVITGMVPYNLISIDAPVSNAFKQVGIGWAQFVISLGAITGITSVLLVMMLSQPRIFLAMARDGLLPKSFFGAIHEKFRTPWKSTILTGSFVALLGALLPLRLLAELVNIGTLFAFVVVCSAVLIMRKKHPEAERPFRAPLVPFVPLAGILTCLTLMFSLPAENWIRLIVWLLIGMVIYYFYGRKHSALNNLNR
- a CDS encoding SDR family oxidoreductase; this translates as MNRKIFLITGASTGIGAATARRAVEAGFNVVLAARSTAKLEQLQSELGSGRSLAVTCDVSSWQSQEKMLQETLERFGRLDVVFANAGFSKGSTFFGGEDKAEEWKEMVLVNVFGAAATARLTLPELVKTRGHFLVTGSVVGRTTSIRNLYSATKWAVTGMAQAIRNEMAGRGVRVTLVEPGVVDTPFWDNIQKPDTPELQPDDIARAVIYAVSQPQHVDVNEILIRPTGQPG